In one Andrena cerasifolii isolate SP2316 chromosome 2, iyAndCera1_principal, whole genome shotgun sequence genomic region, the following are encoded:
- the LOC143378845 gene encoding steroid receptor RNA activator 1 has protein sequence MEEDDANKNLSTQKVLLPGHDPGWNDPPKWAYSGTQSSLTTPTKRVLNKRVAFPLASAQVANKESPSQTKPMNIPPPLQSSITSTTASHPPLISPSKSNTEVVPSEVEIDKEEALNAALVNFEAVIKEHMEENKAEEVKRRLDAMKAAWLEDKLNDPIHRSILDLSTALQEGNVDKADQIHLALMMQHAALCSSWIPGIRHIILGLKTKLQDSSAMQSESSDSQLLPVGEKE, from the exons ATGGAAGAGGACGATGCAA ATAAGAATCTTTCTACCCAGAAGGTTTTATTACCTGGTCACGATCCAGGGTGGAATGATCCTCCGAAATGGGCATACAGTGGTACCCAGAGTTCCTTAACCACTCCTACCAAACGAGTATTGAATAAAAGGGTGGCGTTTCCTTTAGCATCCGCACAAGTTGCGAACAAAGAGTCTCCGTCGCAAACTAAACCAATGAATATACCACCGCCGTTACAATCCTCCATTACCTCGACAACGGCGTCGCATCCTCCATTGATATCTCCTTCGAAAAGTAATACAGAGGTAGTTCCGAGCGAAGTAGAAATCGACAAAGAGGAGGCATTAAACGCCGCCTTAGTTAACTTCGAGGCTGTGATCAAGGAGCACATGGAGGAAAATAAAGCGGAAGAGGTGAAGAGAAGATTGGATGCAATGAAAGCTGCGTGGCTGGAAGACAAATTGAACGATCCGATACATAGAAGCATTTTAGACTTGTCTACAG CTTTACAAGAAGGAAATGTGGACAAAGCGGATCAAATACACCTCGCGCTCATGATGCAACACGCCGCCTTATGCAGCTCTTGGATACCCGGCATTAGGCATATTATCTTAGGGTTGAAGACTAAGCTGCAAGACTCAAGTGCAATGCAATCTGAGAGTTCAGACTCGCAGCTGTTACCAGTCGGAGAGAAGGAATAA